The following coding sequences lie in one Labrus bergylta chromosome 5, fLabBer1.1, whole genome shotgun sequence genomic window:
- the tnfrsf1b gene encoding tumor necrosis factor receptor superfamily member 1B isoform X1 — protein MKDILVLLVLLNVRTTMVCSKAYPPDSAGKCEDPTGKYLSEISNLCCKRCPPGQRRKHECSETTDTVCEPCPTAQYMEGRNYSPNCRSCKRCREDKGLQYAVNCTATVNSKCQCQPGKYCTLGFEDPYCDECSFYSRCKAGYGVSEPGTADTNVRCKRCPNGTFSDTDSSTDPCLPHTNCHGRAVVRKGNATSNTVCEPELTGPQSSPKDIHLEVVLTSARMTSTMSTMSTMSNIAATSDSKAPGGPTDATPSINLTLPETVFNHSTKSPPRSTHLPAESESKLAAVIATVTGLILLFIVIMLVCLWKTVCKKDAALFYPKVDANGNCEAGDEQNKESISGETQLISFTLAPPEQQLLLEKGEAFNDQSQRTNNTESLTRTCGCSSEESIGPLQSTTCLHEPHSALSEPLPLLSNTDPDSSQTSIAAQASQQPTATTSPQVNVNITFNIGNGSAGTPSVMPADLMQPDCKLPFGEEEKSLNIPQQEAGKTTVMSVQESVSHSI, from the exons ATGAAGGACATACTTGTGCTGCTGGTTCTGCTGAACGTCCGAACTACTATG GTCTGCTCTAAGGCCTATCCGCCAGACTCAGCTGGAAAGTGTGAGGACCCAACAGGAAAATACCTGTCAGAAATTTCTAACCTGTGCTGCAAGAGGTGCCCGCCTG GACAGCGACGGAAACACGAATGTTCTGAAACTACTGACACTGTGTGTGAACCATGTCCAACAGCCCAGTACATGGAGGGCAGAAACTACTCTCCAAACTGCAGAAGCTGCAAAAGGTGCAGAGAAG ATAAAGGTCTGCAGTATGCCGTGAACTGCACAGCAACTGTAAATTCAAAGTGTCAGTGCCAACCCGGGAAGTACTGCACCCTGGGATTTGAAGACCCATACTGTGACGAGTGTAGCTTTTACAGTCGATGCAAGGCTGGTTATGGAGTGTCTGAGCCAG GGACGGCTGACACAAATGTGAGGTGTAAACGCTGCCCAAATGGGACGTTTTCTGATACAGACTCCTCCACCGACCCATGTCTGCCTCATACAAA CTGTCATGGGAGGGCTGTTGTTAGAAAAGGCAACGCTACCTCAAACACTGTGTGTGAACCGGAGCTCACAGGGCCTCAAAGCTCACCGAAAGACATTCACTTAGAAGTTGTGTTGACAAGTGCAAGAATGACGAGCACGATGAGCACGATGAGCACGATGAGCAACATCGCAGCAACCTCAGACTCCAAGGCTCCAGGTGGGCCAACTGACGCCACACCATCTATCAACCTGACGTTACCAGAGACAGTTTTCAATCACTCAACAAAAAGCCCCCCACGAAGCACACATTTACCCGCAGAGAGTGAGAGTAAACTGG CTGCAGTCATTGCTACTGTCACTGGATTGATACTTCTTTTCATCGTCATAATGCTGGTGTGCCTTTGGAAAACAGTCTGTAAGAAAG ATGCTGCACTTTTTTATCCTAAAGTAGACGCAAATGGAAATTGTGAGGCTGGTGATGAA CAGAACAAAGAAAGTATTTCTGGGGAAACCCAGCTGATCTCATTTACATTAGCTCCACCAGAACAACAGCTTCTGCTGGAGAAAGGGGAAGCCTTCAATGATCAGAGTCAGCGTACTAACAACACCGAAAGTTTAACCAGAACATGCGGGTGCAGCAGCGAAGAGTCCATCGGGCCTCTGCAGTCCACAACATGTCTCCATGAGCCACACTCTGCTCTGTCGGAGCCCTTGCCTTTACTTTCCAACACAGATCCGGACTCTTCACAGACCAGCATTGCCGCACAGGCCTCCCAACAGCCCACCGCGACCACAAGCCCCCAGGTCAACGTGAACATCACCTTCAACATAGGAAATGGCTCTGCTGGGACACCGTCTGTCATGCCCGCAGACTTGATGCAGCCAGATTGTAAACTCCCCtttggagaagaagagaagtcATTAAACATCCCACAGCAAGAGGCTGGAAAAACAACAGTCATGTCAGTGCAAGAGAGTGTAAGTCACAGTATATGA
- the miip gene encoding migration and invasion-inhibitory protein isoform X1, translating into MSFLDRLEALRHRNKDLLNQLNEQRGKLERLRGCSQSSEREDEPEERREREPEERREPEERRERESEERREREPEERREREPEERREREPEERREREPEERREPEERREREPEERRESEERREREPEERRESEERREREPEERREREPEERRESEERRERESEERRERESAEVVILTDGDPALARAALAKPTVTFADECENQTRVQGDGSRPCLTSKHSRETADRRPTTASDHFKNSDRPSQVHNRLRDTRPPSTKSCLRSQSEEQREEWRRVTSPVDGCEEICASDRRHLQPLLGYDWIAGVLDTEDSLIERTDAFYNDLRMFRSLNRDECVHSSQAEFSEESHSVLPPLTGSDDPEANVDTHQCTFSYRINSRLFPVPLHSQECCTVCKKHKSSHPHTTAEPALIRVSIPRSTLLPSYKYKAHRRCSFDPSDSLGLPSHCLSGWSNKGQSTLPPPSSLDLRSSLNKKSSTELLLEDFPESKKSSNQVCDQISDVSCLARHKFQHFSPKRKLGGKSSPMY; encoded by the exons ATGTCCTTTTTAGACCGACTTGAGGCATTACGACATCGTAACAAAGACTTATTGAACCAGTTGAATGAGCAGAGAGGGAAACTGGAGCGACTGAGAGGCTGCAGTCAAAGCAGCGAGAGGGAGGACGAgcctgaggagaggagagagagagagcccgaggagaggagagagcccgaggagaggagagagagagagtctgaggagaggagagagagagagcccgaggagaggagagagagagagcccgaggagaggagagagagagagcctgaggagaggagagagagagagcccgaggagaggagagagcccgaggagaggagagagagagagcccgaggagaggagagagtctgaggagaggagagagagagagcccgaggagaggagagagtctgaggagaggagagagagagagcctgaggagaggagagagagagagcctgaggagaggagagagtctgaggagaggagagagagagaatctgaggagaggagagagagagagtctgcagAGGTCGTCATCCTGACAGATGGAGACCCCGCTCTAGCCAGGGCAGCCCTCGCCAAACCTACAGTGACATTTGCAG ATGAATGTGAGAATCAAACCAGAGTCCAAGGCGATGGATCAAGACCATGTTTGACCtccaaacacagcagagagacagctgACCGTAGGCCTACAACAGCATCAGACCATTTCAAAAACAGCGACAGGCCTTCTCAAGTCCACAACAGGCTGCGGGACACAAGGCCACCCAGCACCAAGTCCTGTCTAagaagtcagagtgaggagCAG aggGAGGAGTGGAGGCGTGTCACGTCTCCGGTTGATGGATGTGAAGAGATATGTGCGTCTGACAGGCGTCATTTGCAGCCTCTACTGGGATACGACTGGATAGCAG GAGTCCTTGACACTGAAGACTCCTTGATTGAGCGCACTGACGCTTTCTACAATGACCTGCGCATGTTTCGATCGCTTAACAGAGACGAGTGTGTCCACAGCTCACAAGCAGA ATTTTCAGAGGAGAGCCATTCAGTGCTGCCACCTCTAACTGGCAGTGATGACCCAGAGGCTAATGTGGATACTCATCAGT gtacTTTCTCCTACAGGATAAACAGCAGACTGTTCCCGGTGCCTCTTCACTCTCAGGAATGCTGCACGGTTTGCAAAAAGCACAAGTCCTCCCACCCTCACACTACTGCTGAACCAGCACTCATCAG ggtCAGCATCCCTCGCTCCACCCTCTTGCCATCTTACAAATACAAAGCTCATCGTCGATGCAGTTTTGACCCTTCGGACAGTTTGGGGTTACCATCA CACTGTCTCTCTGGCTGGTCAAACAAAGGTCAGAGCACGCTGCCTCCACCCAGCAGCCTCGACCTGAGGAGCAGTCTGAACAAAAAGAGCTCCACCGAGTTACTATTAGAG gATTTCCCTGAATCCAAAAAGTCCAGTAACCAGGTGTGTGACCAGATCTCAGATGTCTCCTGCTTGGCTCGTCACAAATTCCAACACTTCTCTCCTAAAAGGAAACTGGGAGGCAAATCTTCCCCAATGTACTGA
- the tnfrsf1b gene encoding tumor necrosis factor receptor superfamily member 1B isoform X3, protein MKDILVLLVLLNVRTTMVCSKAYPPDSAGKCEDPTGKYLSEISNLCCKRCPPGQRRKHECSETTDTVCEPCPTAQYMEGRNYSPNCRSCKRCREGTADTNVRCKRCPNGTFSDTDSSTDPCLPHTNCHGRAVVRKGNATSNTVCEPELTGPQSSPKDIHLEVVLTSARMTSTMSTMSTMSNIAATSDSKAPGGPTDATPSINLTLPETVFNHSTKSPPRSTHLPAESESKLAAVIATVTGLILLFIVIMLVCLWKTVCKKDAALFYPKVDANGNCEAGDEQNKESISGETQLISFTLAPPEQQLLLEKGEAFNDQSQRTNNTESLTRTCGCSSEESIGPLQSTTCLHEPHSALSEPLPLLSNTDPDSSQTSIAAQASQQPTATTSPQVNVNITFNIGNGSAGTPSVMPADLMQPDCKLPFGEEEKSLNIPQQEAGKTTVMSVQESVSHSI, encoded by the exons ATGAAGGACATACTTGTGCTGCTGGTTCTGCTGAACGTCCGAACTACTATG GTCTGCTCTAAGGCCTATCCGCCAGACTCAGCTGGAAAGTGTGAGGACCCAACAGGAAAATACCTGTCAGAAATTTCTAACCTGTGCTGCAAGAGGTGCCCGCCTG GACAGCGACGGAAACACGAATGTTCTGAAACTACTGACACTGTGTGTGAACCATGTCCAACAGCCCAGTACATGGAGGGCAGAAACTACTCTCCAAACTGCAGAAGCTGCAAAAGGTGCAGAGAAG GGACGGCTGACACAAATGTGAGGTGTAAACGCTGCCCAAATGGGACGTTTTCTGATACAGACTCCTCCACCGACCCATGTCTGCCTCATACAAA CTGTCATGGGAGGGCTGTTGTTAGAAAAGGCAACGCTACCTCAAACACTGTGTGTGAACCGGAGCTCACAGGGCCTCAAAGCTCACCGAAAGACATTCACTTAGAAGTTGTGTTGACAAGTGCAAGAATGACGAGCACGATGAGCACGATGAGCACGATGAGCAACATCGCAGCAACCTCAGACTCCAAGGCTCCAGGTGGGCCAACTGACGCCACACCATCTATCAACCTGACGTTACCAGAGACAGTTTTCAATCACTCAACAAAAAGCCCCCCACGAAGCACACATTTACCCGCAGAGAGTGAGAGTAAACTGG CTGCAGTCATTGCTACTGTCACTGGATTGATACTTCTTTTCATCGTCATAATGCTGGTGTGCCTTTGGAAAACAGTCTGTAAGAAAG ATGCTGCACTTTTTTATCCTAAAGTAGACGCAAATGGAAATTGTGAGGCTGGTGATGAA CAGAACAAAGAAAGTATTTCTGGGGAAACCCAGCTGATCTCATTTACATTAGCTCCACCAGAACAACAGCTTCTGCTGGAGAAAGGGGAAGCCTTCAATGATCAGAGTCAGCGTACTAACAACACCGAAAGTTTAACCAGAACATGCGGGTGCAGCAGCGAAGAGTCCATCGGGCCTCTGCAGTCCACAACATGTCTCCATGAGCCACACTCTGCTCTGTCGGAGCCCTTGCCTTTACTTTCCAACACAGATCCGGACTCTTCACAGACCAGCATTGCCGCACAGGCCTCCCAACAGCCCACCGCGACCACAAGCCCCCAGGTCAACGTGAACATCACCTTCAACATAGGAAATGGCTCTGCTGGGACACCGTCTGTCATGCCCGCAGACTTGATGCAGCCAGATTGTAAACTCCCCtttggagaagaagagaagtcATTAAACATCCCACAGCAAGAGGCTGGAAAAACAACAGTCATGTCAGTGCAAGAGAGTGTAAGTCACAGTATATGA
- the tnfrsf1b gene encoding tumor necrosis factor receptor superfamily member 1B isoform X4, translated as MKDILVLLVLLNVRTTMVCSKAYPPDSAGKCEDPTGKYLSEISNLCCKRCPPAQYMEGRNYSPNCRSCKRCREGTADTNVRCKRCPNGTFSDTDSSTDPCLPHTNCHGRAVVRKGNATSNTVCEPELTGPQSSPKDIHLEVVLTSARMTSTMSTMSTMSNIAATSDSKAPGGPTDATPSINLTLPETVFNHSTKSPPRSTHLPAESESKLAAVIATVTGLILLFIVIMLVCLWKTVCKKDAALFYPKVDANGNCEAGDEQNKESISGETQLISFTLAPPEQQLLLEKGEAFNDQSQRTNNTESLTRTCGCSSEESIGPLQSTTCLHEPHSALSEPLPLLSNTDPDSSQTSIAAQASQQPTATTSPQVNVNITFNIGNGSAGTPSVMPADLMQPDCKLPFGEEEKSLNIPQQEAGKTTVMSVQESVSHSI; from the exons ATGAAGGACATACTTGTGCTGCTGGTTCTGCTGAACGTCCGAACTACTATG GTCTGCTCTAAGGCCTATCCGCCAGACTCAGCTGGAAAGTGTGAGGACCCAACAGGAAAATACCTGTCAGAAATTTCTAACCTGTGCTGCAAGAGGTGCCCGCCTG CCCAGTACATGGAGGGCAGAAACTACTCTCCAAACTGCAGAAGCTGCAAAAGGTGCAGAGAAG GGACGGCTGACACAAATGTGAGGTGTAAACGCTGCCCAAATGGGACGTTTTCTGATACAGACTCCTCCACCGACCCATGTCTGCCTCATACAAA CTGTCATGGGAGGGCTGTTGTTAGAAAAGGCAACGCTACCTCAAACACTGTGTGTGAACCGGAGCTCACAGGGCCTCAAAGCTCACCGAAAGACATTCACTTAGAAGTTGTGTTGACAAGTGCAAGAATGACGAGCACGATGAGCACGATGAGCACGATGAGCAACATCGCAGCAACCTCAGACTCCAAGGCTCCAGGTGGGCCAACTGACGCCACACCATCTATCAACCTGACGTTACCAGAGACAGTTTTCAATCACTCAACAAAAAGCCCCCCACGAAGCACACATTTACCCGCAGAGAGTGAGAGTAAACTGG CTGCAGTCATTGCTACTGTCACTGGATTGATACTTCTTTTCATCGTCATAATGCTGGTGTGCCTTTGGAAAACAGTCTGTAAGAAAG ATGCTGCACTTTTTTATCCTAAAGTAGACGCAAATGGAAATTGTGAGGCTGGTGATGAA CAGAACAAAGAAAGTATTTCTGGGGAAACCCAGCTGATCTCATTTACATTAGCTCCACCAGAACAACAGCTTCTGCTGGAGAAAGGGGAAGCCTTCAATGATCAGAGTCAGCGTACTAACAACACCGAAAGTTTAACCAGAACATGCGGGTGCAGCAGCGAAGAGTCCATCGGGCCTCTGCAGTCCACAACATGTCTCCATGAGCCACACTCTGCTCTGTCGGAGCCCTTGCCTTTACTTTCCAACACAGATCCGGACTCTTCACAGACCAGCATTGCCGCACAGGCCTCCCAACAGCCCACCGCGACCACAAGCCCCCAGGTCAACGTGAACATCACCTTCAACATAGGAAATGGCTCTGCTGGGACACCGTCTGTCATGCCCGCAGACTTGATGCAGCCAGATTGTAAACTCCCCtttggagaagaagagaagtcATTAAACATCCCACAGCAAGAGGCTGGAAAAACAACAGTCATGTCAGTGCAAGAGAGTGTAAGTCACAGTATATGA
- the miip gene encoding migration and invasion-inhibitory protein isoform X2, whose translation MSFLDRLEALRHRNKDLLNQLNEQRGKLERLRGCSQSSEREDEPEERREREPEERREPEERRERESEERREREPEERREREPEERREREPEERREREPEERREPEERREREPEERRERESEERREREPEERREREPEERRESEERRERESEERRERESAEVVILTDGDPALARAALAKPTVTFADECENQTRVQGDGSRPCLTSKHSRETADRRPTTASDHFKNSDRPSQVHNRLRDTRPPSTKSCLRSQSEEQREEWRRVTSPVDGCEEICASDRRHLQPLLGYDWIAGVLDTEDSLIERTDAFYNDLRMFRSLNRDECVHSSQAEFSEESHSVLPPLTGSDDPEANVDTHQCTFSYRINSRLFPVPLHSQECCTVCKKHKSSHPHTTAEPALIRVSIPRSTLLPSYKYKAHRRCSFDPSDSLGLPSHCLSGWSNKGQSTLPPPSSLDLRSSLNKKSSTELLLEDFPESKKSSNQVCDQISDVSCLARHKFQHFSPKRKLGGKSSPMY comes from the exons ATGTCCTTTTTAGACCGACTTGAGGCATTACGACATCGTAACAAAGACTTATTGAACCAGTTGAATGAGCAGAGAGGGAAACTGGAGCGACTGAGAGGCTGCAGTCAAAGCAGCGAGAGGGAGGACGAgcctgaggagaggagagagagagagcccgaggagaggagagagcccgaggagaggagagagagagagtctgaggagaggagagagagagagcccgaggagaggagagagagagagcccgaggagaggagagagagagagcctgaggagaggagagagagagagcccgaggagaggagagagcccgaggagaggagagagagagagcccgaggagaggagaga gagagagtctgaggagaggagagagagagagcctgaggagaggagagagagagagcctgaggagaggagagagtctgaggagaggagagagagagaatctgaggagaggagagagagagagtctgcagAGGTCGTCATCCTGACAGATGGAGACCCCGCTCTAGCCAGGGCAGCCCTCGCCAAACCTACAGTGACATTTGCAG ATGAATGTGAGAATCAAACCAGAGTCCAAGGCGATGGATCAAGACCATGTTTGACCtccaaacacagcagagagacagctgACCGTAGGCCTACAACAGCATCAGACCATTTCAAAAACAGCGACAGGCCTTCTCAAGTCCACAACAGGCTGCGGGACACAAGGCCACCCAGCACCAAGTCCTGTCTAagaagtcagagtgaggagCAG aggGAGGAGTGGAGGCGTGTCACGTCTCCGGTTGATGGATGTGAAGAGATATGTGCGTCTGACAGGCGTCATTTGCAGCCTCTACTGGGATACGACTGGATAGCAG GAGTCCTTGACACTGAAGACTCCTTGATTGAGCGCACTGACGCTTTCTACAATGACCTGCGCATGTTTCGATCGCTTAACAGAGACGAGTGTGTCCACAGCTCACAAGCAGA ATTTTCAGAGGAGAGCCATTCAGTGCTGCCACCTCTAACTGGCAGTGATGACCCAGAGGCTAATGTGGATACTCATCAGT gtacTTTCTCCTACAGGATAAACAGCAGACTGTTCCCGGTGCCTCTTCACTCTCAGGAATGCTGCACGGTTTGCAAAAAGCACAAGTCCTCCCACCCTCACACTACTGCTGAACCAGCACTCATCAG ggtCAGCATCCCTCGCTCCACCCTCTTGCCATCTTACAAATACAAAGCTCATCGTCGATGCAGTTTTGACCCTTCGGACAGTTTGGGGTTACCATCA CACTGTCTCTCTGGCTGGTCAAACAAAGGTCAGAGCACGCTGCCTCCACCCAGCAGCCTCGACCTGAGGAGCAGTCTGAACAAAAAGAGCTCCACCGAGTTACTATTAGAG gATTTCCCTGAATCCAAAAAGTCCAGTAACCAGGTGTGTGACCAGATCTCAGATGTCTCCTGCTTGGCTCGTCACAAATTCCAACACTTCTCTCCTAAAAGGAAACTGGGAGGCAAATCTTCCCCAATGTACTGA
- the tnfrsf1b gene encoding tumor necrosis factor receptor superfamily member 1B isoform X5, producing MEGRNYSPNCRSCKRCREDKGLQYAVNCTATVNSKCQCQPGKYCTLGFEDPYCDECSFYSRCKAGYGVSEPGTADTNVRCKRCPNGTFSDTDSSTDPCLPHTNCHGRAVVRKGNATSNTVCEPELTGPQSSPKDIHLEVVLTSARMTSTMSTMSTMSNIAATSDSKAPGGPTDATPSINLTLPETVFNHSTKSPPRSTHLPAESESKLAAVIATVTGLILLFIVIMLVCLWKTVCKKDAALFYPKVDANGNCEAGDEQNKESISGETQLISFTLAPPEQQLLLEKGEAFNDQSQRTNNTESLTRTCGCSSEESIGPLQSTTCLHEPHSALSEPLPLLSNTDPDSSQTSIAAQASQQPTATTSPQVNVNITFNIGNGSAGTPSVMPADLMQPDCKLPFGEEEKSLNIPQQEAGKTTVMSVQESVSHSI from the exons ATGGAGGGCAGAAACTACTCTCCAAACTGCAGAAGCTGCAAAAGGTGCAGAGAAG ATAAAGGTCTGCAGTATGCCGTGAACTGCACAGCAACTGTAAATTCAAAGTGTCAGTGCCAACCCGGGAAGTACTGCACCCTGGGATTTGAAGACCCATACTGTGACGAGTGTAGCTTTTACAGTCGATGCAAGGCTGGTTATGGAGTGTCTGAGCCAG GGACGGCTGACACAAATGTGAGGTGTAAACGCTGCCCAAATGGGACGTTTTCTGATACAGACTCCTCCACCGACCCATGTCTGCCTCATACAAA CTGTCATGGGAGGGCTGTTGTTAGAAAAGGCAACGCTACCTCAAACACTGTGTGTGAACCGGAGCTCACAGGGCCTCAAAGCTCACCGAAAGACATTCACTTAGAAGTTGTGTTGACAAGTGCAAGAATGACGAGCACGATGAGCACGATGAGCACGATGAGCAACATCGCAGCAACCTCAGACTCCAAGGCTCCAGGTGGGCCAACTGACGCCACACCATCTATCAACCTGACGTTACCAGAGACAGTTTTCAATCACTCAACAAAAAGCCCCCCACGAAGCACACATTTACCCGCAGAGAGTGAGAGTAAACTGG CTGCAGTCATTGCTACTGTCACTGGATTGATACTTCTTTTCATCGTCATAATGCTGGTGTGCCTTTGGAAAACAGTCTGTAAGAAAG ATGCTGCACTTTTTTATCCTAAAGTAGACGCAAATGGAAATTGTGAGGCTGGTGATGAA CAGAACAAAGAAAGTATTTCTGGGGAAACCCAGCTGATCTCATTTACATTAGCTCCACCAGAACAACAGCTTCTGCTGGAGAAAGGGGAAGCCTTCAATGATCAGAGTCAGCGTACTAACAACACCGAAAGTTTAACCAGAACATGCGGGTGCAGCAGCGAAGAGTCCATCGGGCCTCTGCAGTCCACAACATGTCTCCATGAGCCACACTCTGCTCTGTCGGAGCCCTTGCCTTTACTTTCCAACACAGATCCGGACTCTTCACAGACCAGCATTGCCGCACAGGCCTCCCAACAGCCCACCGCGACCACAAGCCCCCAGGTCAACGTGAACATCACCTTCAACATAGGAAATGGCTCTGCTGGGACACCGTCTGTCATGCCCGCAGACTTGATGCAGCCAGATTGTAAACTCCCCtttggagaagaagagaagtcATTAAACATCCCACAGCAAGAGGCTGGAAAAACAACAGTCATGTCAGTGCAAGAGAGTGTAAGTCACAGTATATGA
- the tnfrsf1b gene encoding tumor necrosis factor receptor superfamily member 1B isoform X2, giving the protein MKDILVLLVLLNVRTTMVCSKAYPPDSAGKCEDPTGKYLSEISNLCCKRCPPAQYMEGRNYSPNCRSCKRCREDKGLQYAVNCTATVNSKCQCQPGKYCTLGFEDPYCDECSFYSRCKAGYGVSEPGTADTNVRCKRCPNGTFSDTDSSTDPCLPHTNCHGRAVVRKGNATSNTVCEPELTGPQSSPKDIHLEVVLTSARMTSTMSTMSTMSNIAATSDSKAPGGPTDATPSINLTLPETVFNHSTKSPPRSTHLPAESESKLAAVIATVTGLILLFIVIMLVCLWKTVCKKDAALFYPKVDANGNCEAGDEQNKESISGETQLISFTLAPPEQQLLLEKGEAFNDQSQRTNNTESLTRTCGCSSEESIGPLQSTTCLHEPHSALSEPLPLLSNTDPDSSQTSIAAQASQQPTATTSPQVNVNITFNIGNGSAGTPSVMPADLMQPDCKLPFGEEEKSLNIPQQEAGKTTVMSVQESVSHSI; this is encoded by the exons ATGAAGGACATACTTGTGCTGCTGGTTCTGCTGAACGTCCGAACTACTATG GTCTGCTCTAAGGCCTATCCGCCAGACTCAGCTGGAAAGTGTGAGGACCCAACAGGAAAATACCTGTCAGAAATTTCTAACCTGTGCTGCAAGAGGTGCCCGCCTG CCCAGTACATGGAGGGCAGAAACTACTCTCCAAACTGCAGAAGCTGCAAAAGGTGCAGAGAAG ATAAAGGTCTGCAGTATGCCGTGAACTGCACAGCAACTGTAAATTCAAAGTGTCAGTGCCAACCCGGGAAGTACTGCACCCTGGGATTTGAAGACCCATACTGTGACGAGTGTAGCTTTTACAGTCGATGCAAGGCTGGTTATGGAGTGTCTGAGCCAG GGACGGCTGACACAAATGTGAGGTGTAAACGCTGCCCAAATGGGACGTTTTCTGATACAGACTCCTCCACCGACCCATGTCTGCCTCATACAAA CTGTCATGGGAGGGCTGTTGTTAGAAAAGGCAACGCTACCTCAAACACTGTGTGTGAACCGGAGCTCACAGGGCCTCAAAGCTCACCGAAAGACATTCACTTAGAAGTTGTGTTGACAAGTGCAAGAATGACGAGCACGATGAGCACGATGAGCACGATGAGCAACATCGCAGCAACCTCAGACTCCAAGGCTCCAGGTGGGCCAACTGACGCCACACCATCTATCAACCTGACGTTACCAGAGACAGTTTTCAATCACTCAACAAAAAGCCCCCCACGAAGCACACATTTACCCGCAGAGAGTGAGAGTAAACTGG CTGCAGTCATTGCTACTGTCACTGGATTGATACTTCTTTTCATCGTCATAATGCTGGTGTGCCTTTGGAAAACAGTCTGTAAGAAAG ATGCTGCACTTTTTTATCCTAAAGTAGACGCAAATGGAAATTGTGAGGCTGGTGATGAA CAGAACAAAGAAAGTATTTCTGGGGAAACCCAGCTGATCTCATTTACATTAGCTCCACCAGAACAACAGCTTCTGCTGGAGAAAGGGGAAGCCTTCAATGATCAGAGTCAGCGTACTAACAACACCGAAAGTTTAACCAGAACATGCGGGTGCAGCAGCGAAGAGTCCATCGGGCCTCTGCAGTCCACAACATGTCTCCATGAGCCACACTCTGCTCTGTCGGAGCCCTTGCCTTTACTTTCCAACACAGATCCGGACTCTTCACAGACCAGCATTGCCGCACAGGCCTCCCAACAGCCCACCGCGACCACAAGCCCCCAGGTCAACGTGAACATCACCTTCAACATAGGAAATGGCTCTGCTGGGACACCGTCTGTCATGCCCGCAGACTTGATGCAGCCAGATTGTAAACTCCCCtttggagaagaagagaagtcATTAAACATCCCACAGCAAGAGGCTGGAAAAACAACAGTCATGTCAGTGCAAGAGAGTGTAAGTCACAGTATATGA